One Planctomycetaceae bacterium genomic region harbors:
- a CDS encoding YkgJ family cysteine cluster protein — MADNENLAVMESSPEVLDNLPGRVIDFSFEAAEQKMSFAINIMNEEATLADIVMPARKMSSKIAIAHREMIARKGQIIPCKKGCCACCSSLIPMSVPEVFRMREEFLEMPGQKCNKLLRDCIYSAEKILKKTENKECLNTFAEEGRHGVSQINKWYGELGLVCPFLSKSGLCKIYAERPLACREHIVIGASDSCQKKNMCRPNVEAMDVSVLESLGQLASELEGTEVEAVMLPFSLAWAQDNLARAEHKWPAEKMVRRFAEILQEKSEKSSLQDILQK, encoded by the coding sequence ATGGCTGACAATGAAAATTTAGCAGTAATGGAAAGTAGTCCTGAAGTATTGGACAATCTTCCGGGAAGGGTTATCGACTTCAGCTTCGAAGCGGCCGAACAAAAAATGTCCTTCGCTATAAACATAATGAATGAAGAAGCAACGCTTGCGGATATCGTGATGCCGGCAAGAAAAATGTCGAGCAAAATCGCAATAGCACATCGCGAAATGATTGCGAGAAAAGGACAAATCATACCATGCAAAAAAGGCTGCTGCGCGTGCTGCAGCTCACTTATACCGATGTCTGTGCCGGAAGTATTTCGAATGAGAGAAGAATTCCTCGAAATGCCTGGGCAAAAATGCAATAAACTTCTGCGCGACTGTATTTACTCGGCAGAAAAAATACTCAAAAAAACAGAAAATAAAGAATGTCTTAACACTTTCGCAGAAGAAGGCAGACATGGAGTAAGCCAAATAAATAAATGGTACGGAGAACTCGGGCTGGTATGCCCGTTTTTATCGAAGAGCGGATTGTGTAAAATATATGCGGAAAGACCGCTTGCCTGCCGTGAGCATATCGTAATCGGGGCGTCAGATTCGTGTCAGAAAAAAAATATGTGCAGACCAAATGTCGAGGCAATGGACGTCAGCGTACTCGAATCGCTGGGACAGTTGGCAAGCGAACTTGAAGGCACAGAAGTCGAAGCGGTAATGCTGCCGTTCTCTCTTGCGTGGGCACAGGATAACCTTGCGCGGGCGGAACACAAATGGCCTGCAGAAAAAATGGTAAGACGCTTCGCGGAAATTTTGCAGGAAAAATCAGAGAAAAGCTCCCTGCAAGACATTCTGCAAAAATAA
- a CDS encoding NTP transferase domain-containing protein has protein sequence MSEKVAIILAAGMSSRMNTKLPKVLHEVCGRPMLAYVIDACREAGVKKLYIIVGYGKEQVINYFHDDKNIVWVEQKEQKGTGHAVLCCKEHLADFDGDTLILCGDMPLIRPEIVKTLVEKHDHEAAAATLATAILEDTRSYGRIIRDGYGNIQGIVEEADCNHQQKLIKEVNPSYYCFKNKILFEALSKITPNNKKNEYYLTDALHLVIKAGHRVVAVTAVSPEDAIGVNSRQQLSEVGRIMQLRIQDKFVKSGVTIVDPPNTWIDARAQIGLDTVIEPFTYIHGKVKIGNNCRVGPFAYVREGTVLGSDVILGVFTEVKNSTLSDGVRARHHSYIGDAVLGKNVDIGAGAITANFDGQKIQKTEIGDNVFVGCGSVIVAPVNIPANIQIAPASAVTSDSLQEKK, from the coding sequence ATGTCTGAAAAAGTAGCGATAATATTGGCTGCAGGTATGAGCAGCAGGATGAACACAAAGCTTCCGAAGGTTCTGCACGAAGTTTGCGGCAGGCCGATGCTGGCTTATGTGATTGATGCCTGTCGAGAAGCCGGTGTTAAAAAACTCTATATTATTGTCGGCTATGGCAAAGAGCAGGTCATAAATTACTTCCACGATGATAAAAATATCGTCTGGGTCGAGCAAAAAGAACAAAAAGGTACCGGACACGCGGTGCTTTGCTGCAAAGAGCATCTTGCCGATTTTGATGGCGATACGCTGATTCTTTGCGGCGATATGCCATTGATTCGGCCTGAAATAGTCAAAACGCTGGTCGAAAAACACGACCACGAAGCGGCCGCGGCGACGCTGGCGACGGCGATACTCGAAGATACGAGAAGTTACGGCAGAATCATTCGCGATGGTTACGGCAATATTCAGGGTATTGTTGAAGAAGCCGACTGCAATCATCAGCAAAAACTGATAAAAGAAGTCAACCCAAGCTATTACTGCTTTAAGAATAAAATTTTGTTCGAAGCGTTGAGCAAGATTACACCCAACAACAAAAAGAATGAATACTATCTGACAGACGCACTTCATCTGGTTATTAAGGCCGGTCATAGAGTTGTAGCTGTTACGGCGGTTTCGCCGGAAGACGCAATCGGCGTCAACAGCAGGCAGCAGCTTAGCGAAGTCGGCAGAATTATGCAGCTTAGAATTCAGGACAAATTCGTCAAGAGCGGCGTTACAATTGTTGACCCGCCGAATACCTGGATTGACGCCCGCGCACAAATCGGACTGGATACGGTTATTGAACCGTTTACATATATTCACGGAAAAGTCAAAATCGGGAATAATTGCAGGGTAGGGCCTTTCGCTTATGTTCGCGAAGGTACGGTACTCGGCAGCGATGTGATTCTCGGCGTTTTCACGGAAGTGAAAAATTCGACGCTTTCCGACGGCGTTCGGGCAAGACATCACAGTTATATCGGTGACGCGGTGCTGGGCAAAAATGTCGATATCGGAGCGGGCGCGATTACGGCGAATTTTGACGGTCAGAAAATTCAGAAAACTGAAATCGGCGATAATGTTTTTGTCGGCTGCGGTTCAGTTATTGTAGCACCGGTTAATATTCCGGCTAATATTCAGATTGCACCGGCTTCAGCAGTTACTTCGGATAGTTTACAAGAGAAAAAGTAA
- a CDS encoding ribose-phosphate pyrophosphokinase, producing MKNKIKVFSGSSNPELTKKICEYLGIPVGCAHIEKFPDGEKIIKCEDDVRGKDCFVVQSGCEPVDENIIELLIFLDCLKRASAMRVTAVIPYFGYARQDRKDEGRTPITAKLISNLITTAGADRVLAMDLHAAQLQGFFDIPMDHLFAEPVLTKYFNTKKFKDLTVVSPDVGNIKRAARYVEHLNGELAIIHKRRLSSKEVQCGAIIGTVKGRDVLMCDDMISTAGTVCSAAKLVKEQGANKIYVGATHGVFSDSAVEKIKKAPIDEIIVTDTIPLKAEAAALPNIKVLTVSNILGEAIKRIYSNESISAMFRL from the coding sequence ATGAAAAATAAAATAAAAGTATTCAGCGGTTCGAGTAATCCGGAACTTACAAAGAAGATTTGCGAGTATCTTGGAATACCGGTCGGTTGTGCTCATATAGAAAAATTTCCGGATGGCGAAAAAATTATCAAATGTGAAGACGATGTTCGCGGCAAAGACTGCTTTGTCGTTCAATCTGGCTGCGAACCCGTTGATGAAAATATTATTGAGCTTTTGATTTTTCTCGATTGTCTCAAGCGTGCAAGCGCAATGCGGGTTACTGCGGTTATTCCGTATTTCGGTTACGCACGTCAGGACAGAAAAGACGAAGGCAGAACGCCTATTACGGCAAAACTTATTTCGAATTTGATTACGACGGCAGGTGCTGACAGAGTATTGGCGATGGATTTACACGCCGCCCAGCTTCAGGGATTTTTTGATATTCCTATGGATCATCTGTTCGCAGAGCCTGTGCTGACAAAATATTTCAATACGAAAAAATTTAAAGATTTGACAGTTGTTTCACCTGATGTAGGCAATATAAAACGCGCGGCAAGATACGTCGAGCATTTGAACGGCGAGCTTGCGATTATTCACAAACGCAGATTAAGCAGCAAGGAAGTACAGTGCGGAGCAATCATCGGAACGGTAAAAGGCAGAGATGTTCTGATGTGCGATGATATGATTTCTACGGCGGGCACGGTGTGCAGCGCAGCAAAACTTGTCAAGGAACAGGGCGCCAATAAAATTTATGTTGGTGCAACGCACGGCGTTTTTTCTGATAGTGCCGTTGAAAAAATTAAAAAAGCTCCAATCGATGAAATCATCGTTACCGACACTATACCGCTCAAGGCTGAAGCGGCGGCGCTGCCGAATATTAAGGTCCTAACGGTGTCTAACATCCTCGGAGAAGCGATAAAACGTATATACAGTAATGAATCAATTAGTGCAATGTTTAGATTATAG
- a CDS encoding 50S ribosomal protein L25, translating to MSKQELVLKAQTRKERGKKSNAKLREQGSIPAIIYGHKQDPQSVTLSEHDFVEVLHKGKRLMDVEVDGKPEKFLLKEIQYDHLGKRMIHVDFVRVDLSEKVTVEVPLVLKGTAVGTTEGGVLEEHLDKIEVECLVTAIPESIDVSIKALKIGDFMFVKDIVVPAGMKLVTDPELLLVACKEPVEIAEPSAEDATLEPAVPEVITERKPKEGEEGEEAAGAKK from the coding sequence ATGTCGAAGCAAGAGCTGGTTTTAAAGGCACAAACAAGAAAAGAACGTGGCAAAAAAAGCAATGCCAAATTGCGCGAGCAGGGCAGTATCCCTGCGATTATTTACGGCCACAAACAGGACCCGCAGTCGGTAACTCTTAGTGAGCACGATTTTGTCGAGGTTCTTCACAAGGGAAAAAGACTTATGGACGTCGAAGTTGACGGTAAGCCTGAAAAATTCCTGCTCAAGGAAATTCAGTACGACCACCTGGGCAAAAGAATGATTCACGTTGATTTCGTCCGCGTTGATTTGAGCGAAAAGGTAACGGTCGAAGTTCCGCTTGTCCTGAAAGGCACCGCAGTTGGCACAACAGAGGGCGGCGTTCTTGAAGAACATCTGGATAAGATTGAAGTCGAATGTCTGGTAACAGCAATTCCGGAATCAATCGACGTATCGATTAAGGCATTGAAGATTGGCGACTTTATGTTTGTCAAAGATATTGTTGTACCGGCAGGTATGAAACTCGTTACGGATCCTGAACTGCTGCTTGTCGCATGCAAGGAACCTGTTGAAATCGCTGAACCGTCAGCCGAAGACGCTACTCTTGAGCCTGCAGTTCCTGAAGTTATTACTGAACGTAAGCCTAAGGAAGGCGAAGAAGGCGAAGAGGCCGCTGGTGCCAAGAAATAG
- the pth gene encoding aminoacyl-tRNA hydrolase: MDEIRLIAGLGNPGKEYEGTRHNIGFEIIDRLADKLGADVRQDKFGAAFGQTALEDKKLILLKPLKYMNNSGQAVATATGFYKLQPLQILVITDDMALEPGLIRLRASGSAGGHNGLADIIEKLSTVDFARLRVGIGDKGPTIGRDYVLSRPGKEEQELINQAASQAVEAAIFWAHKGIDAAMTKFNKKNNIV; encoded by the coding sequence ATGGACGAAATTCGATTAATAGCAGGACTTGGAAATCCCGGTAAGGAATACGAAGGAACTCGTCATAACATAGGATTTGAAATAATAGACAGACTGGCGGATAAACTGGGAGCTGATGTACGACAGGATAAATTCGGCGCCGCGTTCGGCCAGACGGCTCTTGAAGATAAAAAGTTAATATTGTTAAAGCCGCTCAAGTATATGAATAACAGCGGGCAGGCAGTCGCGACCGCGACCGGTTTTTACAAATTGCAGCCATTGCAGATTCTTGTAATCACCGACGATATGGCGCTCGAGCCGGGATTGATACGGTTAAGAGCCTCCGGTTCGGCCGGCGGACATAACGGCCTTGCTGATATTATTGAAAAGTTGAGCACAGTTGATTTCGCACGGCTTCGAGTCGGTATCGGCGACAAAGGGCCGACAATCGGAAGAGATTATGTTCTTTCGCGGCCCGGCAAAGAAGAGCAGGAACTGATAAATCAGGCTGCTTCGCAGGCTGTTGAAGCTGCGATTTTCTGGGCGCACAAAGGTATTGATGCGGCAATGACTAAGTTTAATAAGAAAAATAATATTGTTTAA
- the rpsF gene encoding 30S ribosomal protein S6, producing METVTKRLYETLFLVDAGEAASDWQGINDHIKKILDRSEAEIISMRKWDDRPLAYPILGKKRGVYILVYFNANSNKLADMEHDIRLSERIMRSMTLRGDHITQADMDKDTPATLAEKGIAKPVSPVAEAIAAAVVESDEDAPSVDVKE from the coding sequence TTGGAAACCGTAACCAAAAGATTGTACGAGACACTGTTTCTCGTTGATGCCGGCGAAGCTGCGTCGGACTGGCAGGGCATAAATGATCACATAAAGAAAATTCTCGATCGCAGCGAGGCCGAGATTATTAGTATGCGTAAATGGGACGACAGGCCGCTTGCCTATCCGATTTTGGGCAAGAAAAGAGGCGTTTATATTCTCGTTTACTTCAACGCCAACAGCAACAAACTCGCTGATATGGAACACGACATCAGACTTTCAGAAAGAATTATGCGTTCGATGACTCTTCGCGGCGACCATATTACACAGGCTGATATGGATAAGGATACACCGGCAACGCTTGCTGAAAAAGGCATAGCAAAACCAGTATCTCCGGTTGCAGAGGCAATAGCAGCAGCAGTTGTTGAAAGTGATGAAGACGCTCCGAGTGTTGACGTTAAGGAATAA
- the ssb gene encoding single-stranded DNA-binding protein, whose amino-acid sequence MANFNKVILLGNLTRDPQLSYLPNQTAVVDFGLAINRTWTGQDGQKKEEVCFVDCRTFGKPAETINKYCKKGKPLMVEGRLTFDSWTGKDGQKHSRHRVTVESFQFISSAPGGQGGQGVVGGESQIPANDAPMDQTPSGGGDDIPF is encoded by the coding sequence ATGGCGAATTTCAATAAGGTTATTCTGCTGGGCAATCTGACACGCGACCCGCAGTTGTCTTATCTGCCAAATCAGACGGCGGTCGTTGATTTCGGCCTGGCTATAAATAGAACCTGGACAGGCCAGGACGGGCAAAAAAAAGAAGAAGTTTGCTTTGTAGATTGCAGAACGTTCGGCAAACCCGCTGAAACGATAAACAAGTACTGCAAAAAAGGCAAACCGCTTATGGTTGAAGGCCGATTGACTTTCGATAGCTGGACTGGCAAGGACGGACAAAAACACAGCAGGCACCGTGTTACAGTAGAAAGTTTCCAGTTCATATCTTCTGCACCGGGTGGTCAGGGCGGCCAGGGCGTTGTCGGCGGCGAGTCCCAGATTCCCGCAAACGATGCGCCAATGGACCAGACCCCGAGCGGCGGCGGAGATGATATACCGTTTTGA
- the rpsR gene encoding 30S ribosomal protein S18 — translation MKKRKRRENVTQQNQCRFCRAKTEYVDYKDTDVLGKLLTHRGKIFSRKRSGNCASCQRKVKLAIKRSRFMGLLPFTS, via the coding sequence ATGAAAAAAAGAAAACGGCGAGAAAATGTTACACAGCAGAATCAGTGCAGATTTTGCCGTGCGAAAACAGAGTATGTCGATTATAAAGATACGGATGTTTTAGGCAAACTGCTTACGCATCGCGGCAAGATTTTCTCACGCAAACGCAGCGGTAACTGCGCAAGCTGCCAGAGGAAAGTAAAACTTGCGATTAAACGCTCAAGATTTATGGGTTTGCTTCCGTTCACAAGTTAA
- the rplI gene encoding 50S ribosomal protein L9, whose amino-acid sequence MNVLLVEDVENLGWYGDVVKVKEGYARNYLLPQRLAVVPSEAKIKAMAEEKAKRATVRQVVIENFKKAAQAVNGAEVVLAAKANEQGHLFGSITEKEIAVNLRGQGFAIEDKFVHLDSHIKEVGERIVKLKFTTDVTASVKVIVVPEVASTETTDASKEGQTEQQ is encoded by the coding sequence ATGAATGTTTTGTTAGTTGAAGATGTTGAAAATCTCGGCTGGTACGGCGATGTCGTTAAGGTTAAAGAAGGCTACGCCAGAAATTATCTTCTGCCGCAGAGACTTGCAGTAGTTCCGAGTGAAGCAAAGATCAAGGCGATGGCTGAAGAAAAAGCCAAAAGAGCGACTGTAAGGCAGGTTGTTATTGAGAACTTCAAGAAAGCCGCCCAAGCCGTCAATGGCGCAGAAGTCGTACTGGCAGCAAAGGCCAACGAGCAGGGTCATCTGTTCGGTTCGATTACAGAAAAGGAAATTGCCGTCAATCTTCGCGGTCAGGGATTTGCGATTGAGGATAAATTTGTTCATCTTGACAGCCATATCAAGGAAGTCGGTGAACGTATCGTTAAATTGAAATTCACAACGGATGTTACAGCTTCGGTAAAAGTCATAGTAGTGCCGGAAGTTGCAAGTACGGAAACGACCGATGCCTCCAAAGAAGGACAGACAGAGCAGCAATAA
- the dnaB gene encoding replicative DNA helicase — protein sequence MPPKKDRQSSNKAGLRQADASAALTSRTMPESLEAEAAVLGSMILDPQCIGLVVQKLTSSAFYRIEHQMIFEAVISLWDRKSDTFDLLLLRDELKNRKQLEEVGGPEYLVKVAEAVPSAANVEHYVQIVKDKQMMRELISAAGEVLTEALEDSGSVAEKLDRAEQKIFTVTQKKVSGNAASMKEILTETFEAIDRRQGHHITGLPTGFAELDDLTCGLQNGEMVIIAGRPSMGKTSFAMNMAEHIGADNNIPVAIFSLEMGRQQLAERMLCSRGMIDSQLVRKGMVNDSQYQELVHAASELSEKPIYVDDTPGITPLELRGKARRLRSRYGIKAIFIDYLQLMSMGGSVESRQQEVSEISRYLKALARELEVPVVVLSQLNRASEGREGHRPRMSDLRESGSIEQDADVIMLLHREDYYHKGEADYEETALAEAIIAKQRNGPTDTVELSFNGIYTRFGNKARVKEPF from the coding sequence ATGCCTCCAAAGAAGGACAGACAGAGCAGCAATAAGGCCGGTTTGCGGCAGGCGGATGCCTCCGCGGCTCTGACCTCAAGGACGATGCCTGAATCGCTCGAAGCCGAGGCGGCAGTGCTGGGTTCGATGATACTCGACCCGCAGTGCATCGGTTTGGTGGTTCAAAAGCTTACGTCCTCTGCATTTTATCGCATCGAACATCAGATGATTTTCGAGGCGGTAATTTCGCTTTGGGACAGGAAAAGCGATACGTTTGACCTTCTGCTCCTGAGGGACGAACTGAAAAACCGCAAGCAGCTTGAAGAAGTCGGCGGGCCTGAATATCTTGTGAAAGTCGCCGAGGCGGTGCCTTCTGCGGCGAACGTCGAGCATTATGTGCAAATCGTAAAAGATAAGCAGATGATGCGCGAACTTATCAGCGCCGCGGGCGAAGTGCTTACAGAAGCTCTCGAAGATTCCGGCAGCGTGGCGGAAAAATTGGACAGGGCAGAGCAGAAGATTTTTACCGTTACGCAGAAAAAAGTCAGCGGTAACGCCGCTTCGATGAAGGAAATTCTGACTGAAACCTTCGAGGCGATTGACAGACGGCAGGGGCATCATATTACCGGATTGCCCACAGGTTTTGCCGAACTGGATGATTTGACCTGCGGTTTGCAGAACGGCGAAATGGTTATTATCGCCGGCAGACCAAGTATGGGAAAGACCAGCTTTGCGATGAATATGGCCGAGCATATCGGGGCGGATAATAATATTCCTGTCGCTATTTTCTCGTTGGAAATGGGCAGACAGCAGCTTGCCGAGCGTATGCTCTGCAGCAGAGGTATGATTGATTCACAGCTTGTCCGCAAGGGAATGGTCAACGATTCTCAATATCAGGAGCTTGTTCACGCGGCAAGCGAATTGAGTGAAAAACCGATTTATGTTGACGATACGCCGGGCATTACACCGCTGGAACTTCGCGGCAAAGCAAGGCGTCTTCGCAGCAGATATGGTATTAAAGCTATCTTTATAGATTATTTACAGCTTATGAGTATGGGCGGTTCGGTCGAGTCGCGTCAGCAGGAAGTCAGTGAAATCAGCAGATATTTAAAGGCGCTTGCAAGGGAGCTTGAAGTGCCTGTTGTTGTTTTAAGTCAGCTTAATCGCGCGTCTGAAGGCAGAGAAGGACATCGGCCGAGAATGAGCGATCTGCGTGAAAGCGGCAGTATCGAACAGGATGCCGATGTGATTATGCTTCTGCATCGTGAAGATTACTATCACAAAGGCGAAGCGGATTATGAAGAAACGGCTTTGGCCGAGGCAATTATAGCAAAACAGCGTAATGGTCCGACAGACACTGTCGAGCTTAGCTTTAATGGTATTTATACTCGTTTCGGCAACAAGGCGAGAGTAAAAGAACCGTTTTAG